A genomic stretch from Setaria viridis chromosome 1, Setaria_viridis_v4.0, whole genome shotgun sequence includes:
- the LOC117861246 gene encoding uncharacterized protein At4g22758 has protein sequence MRAVMPDRRKSRSRLAAVRMGRSPAAASPSPPSRRRRKSGSGSGARGIRTAVRPAPSSRSRTLWEGKGRALARSASEPALWFGVRVHALPDELDHDSPPSPPPPPLERPHTCFDVFAPDSPFSSSPSAASLTKPSPREEAKVVVSVTVEGSVGPVKAMVRLGDSVGEAIAAVVERYAREGRSPRLDLAASESFQLHHSHFSLQSLNKNDKIGDVGGRNFYLHKNDSSNRLYLQSEEHFGDSTGSETTRTNGQLSGAQYHFEIFTIVLKKLDKIGRRTKRIWRFITCDNCT, from the exons ATGCGCGCCGTGATGCCGGATCGTAGGAAGAGCCGGTcgcggctcgccgccgtccggatggggcggtcgccggcggcggcatcgccaTCCCCGccttcgcgccgccgccgtaagagcgggagcgggagcggcgcgcGGGGGATTCGGACGGCCGTGcgcccggcgccgtcgtcgcggtCGCGGACGCtgtgggaggggaaggggcgggCCCTCGCGCGCTCCGCGTCCGAGCCGGCACTCTGGTTCGGTGTGCGGGTCCACGCCCTCCCGGACGAGCTTGACCACGACtccccgccgtccccgccgccgccaccgctcgagCGCCCTCACACCTGCTTCGACGTCTTCGCGCCGGACTCGCCGTTCAGCagctccccctccgccgcctccctcaccAAGCCAAGCCCCCGGGAG GAGGCGAAGGTGGTGGTGAGCGTCACGGTGGAGGGGAGCGTCGGGCCGGTAAAGGCGATGGTCAGGCTTGGTGACAGCGTCGGGGAGGCTattgcggcggtggtggagaggTATGCCAGGGAGGGCAGAAGCCCGCGCCTTGACTTGGCTGCCTCGGAGAGCTTCCAACTCCACCACTCTCACTTCAGCCTTCAGA GTCTGAACAAAAATGACAAAATTGGAGATGTGGGAGGAAGAAATTTCTACCTACACAAGAATGATTCAAGTAATAGGCTTTACCTCCAGAGTGAAGAACACTTTGGAGATTCTACTGGTAGTGAAACTACACGGACCAATGGACAACTATCCGGTGCTCAATACCACTTTGAGATCTTCACCATTGTCCTCAAGAAGCTTGACAAAATTGGCCGGAGGACTAAAAGGATCTGGAGGTTCATCACCTGCGACAACTGTACATGA